From the Brassica napus cultivar Da-Ae chromosome A8, Da-Ae, whole genome shotgun sequence genome, one window contains:
- the LOC106359917 gene encoding uncharacterized protein DDB_G0286175, whose protein sequence is MESGNSSSMQSSSGGGRGGEEEYDSRAVDQSISAFDHHNHHVPSLPPQQQSHLNLLHFDHNNDNNSLILPNYFNNNTFLPINQQPDPTSQPDLRTFSATSSFPPPNNIGVTKKPKKRSRASRRAPTTVLMTETSNFRAMVQEFTGIPSPPLFNNSVVNTTRLNTFLGLSSSSSPNSYNNNLLLRPFAQQLLPTTSPLLSGSQIHQQYQNPNNGFENINLQSLLQAQISNITSNPRSNNNDQFGQAMLQSASTTPMTTTAVVNGNITTGENGGYGGSDHDHNNDSTWLCSSSDQRT, encoded by the coding sequence ATGGAGTCCGGTAATAGTAGTAGCATGCAATCTTCAAGcggcggtggaagaggaggcgAAGAAGAGTACGATTCACGCGCCGTCGATCAATCCATCTCAGCCTTCGACCACCACAACCACCACGTACCATCCCTACCTCCGCAGCAACAAAGCCACCTTAACCTCCTCCACTTCGACCACAACAACGACAACAACTCTCTAATACTACCAAACTACTTCAACAACAACACGTTCTTACCCATAAACCAACAACCCGACCCGACATCTCAACCCGACCTCCGTACCTTCTCCGCCACATCATCATTCCCTCCTCCTAACAACATAGGAGTAACCAAGAAACCCAAGAAAAGATCACGAGCATCAAGAAGAGCACCAACGACGGTTCTAATGACGGAAACTTCGAACTTCCGGGCGATGGTTCAAGAGTTCACCGGAATCCCATCTCCGCCACTATTTAACAACTCCGTCGTGAACACCACACGCCTCAACACTTTCCTCGgcctgtcttcttcttcatcaccaaaCTCTTACAACAACAATCTCTTGTTACGACCTTTCGCTCAACAACTCCTCCCAACAACGTCTCCTCTCTTATCCGGATCACAGATTCATCAGCAATATCAAAACCCTAACAACGGTTTCGAGAATATTAATCTACagtctcttcttcaagctcagATTTCAAACATTACTTCAAACCCTAGAAGCAATAATAACGATCAGTTTGGTCAAGCTATGTTGCAGAGTGCATCTACTACTCCTATGACGACAACGGCAGTGGTTAACGGGAACATAACAACCGGTGAAAATGGAGGTTACGGTGGTTCCGATCATGATCATAATAATGACAGTACGTGGTTATGTTCATCTTCTGACCAAAGAACATAA